A part of Miscanthus floridulus cultivar M001 chromosome 6, ASM1932011v1, whole genome shotgun sequence genomic DNA contains:
- the LOC136457531 gene encoding 1-aminocyclopropane-1-carboxylate synthase 5-like, with protein sequence MGGKLLLGASQSHAAASPPLSKVATSGLHGEDSPYFAGWKAYDENPYDAASNPGGVIQMGLAENQVSFDLLEGYLRDHPEAAGWGGAAAAAAAGSGVASFRDNALFQDYHGLKAFRKAMASFMEKIRGGKARFDPDRIVLTAGATAANELLTFILANPGDALLIPTPYYPGFDRDLRWRTGVNIVPVHCDSANGFQVTVAALQAAYEEAEAAGMRVRAVLLTNPSNPLGTTVKRSVLEDVLDFVVRHNIHLISDEIYSGSVFAAPDLVSVAELVESRVRRGDDAGVAERVHIVYSLSKDVGLPGFRVAVVYSYNDAVVTTARRMSSFTLVSSQTQKTLAAMLSDDDFADAYIRTNRERLRARHDHIVAGLARAGVPCLRCNAGLFVWMDMRRLLGDATVAGELRLWDQMLREVKLNISPGSSCHCSEPGWFRVCFANMSLDTLDVALARMSRFMDRWSKETAMSTLQQQH encoded by the exons ATGGGTGGCAAGCTGTTGCTGGGCGCGAGCCAGAGCCACGCGGCGGCGTCGCCTCCGCTGTCCAAGGTGGCCACGTCCGGCCTCCACGGCGAGGACTCCCCCTACTTCGCGGGGTGGAAAGCCTACGATGAGAACCCCTACGACGCCGCTTCCAACCCGGGCGGCGTCATACAGATGGGCCTCGCCGAGAACCAGGTGTCCTTCGACCTCCTGGAAGGGTACCTCAGGGACCATCCCGAGGCGGCGGGCTGGggcggtgccgccgccgccgccgccgccggctccgGCGTCGCCAGCTTCAGGGACAACGCGCTGTTCCAGGACTACCACGGCCTCAAGGCCTTCAGGAAG GCGATGGCGAGCTTCATGGAGAAGATTAGGGGCGGCAAGGCCAGGTTTGACCCCGACCGCATCGTGCTCACCGCCGGCGCGACGGCGGCTAACGAGCTGCTCACGTTCATCCTGGCCAACCCCGGAGACGCGCTGCTGATCCCTACTCCTTACTACCCTGG TTTCGACAGAGACCTGAGGTGGAGGACCGGGGTGAACATCGTGCCGGTGCACTGCGACAGCGCCAACGGGTTCCAGGTCACGGTGGCCGCGCTCCAGGCGGCGTACGAGGAGGCCGAGGCCGCGGGGATGCGCGTCCGCGCCGTCCTGCTCACCAACCCGTCCAACCCGCTCGGCACCACCGTGAAGCGGTCGGTCCTCGAGGACGTGCTCGACTTCGTGGTCCGCCACAACATCCACCTCATCTCCGACGAGATCTACTCCGGCTCCGTCTTCGCGGCGCCGGACCTGGTCAGCGTGGCGGAGCTCGTCGAGTCCCGCGTGCGCCGCGGCGACGACGCCGGCGTCGCGGAGCGCGTCCACATCGTGTACAGCCTGTCCAAGGACGTGGGCCTCCCGGGTTTCCGCGTCGCCGTGGTGTACTCGTACAACGACGCCGTCGTCACCACGGCGCGCCGCATGTCCAGCTTCACGCTCGTGTCGTCGCAGACGCAGAAGACGCTCGCCGCCATGCTCTCGGACGACGACTTCGCCGACGCCTACATCCGCACCAACCGCGAGCGCCTCCGGGCGCGGCACGACCACATCGTCGCCGGGCTGGCCCGCGCCGGCGTGCCGTGCCTGCGCTGCAATGCCGGGCTGTTCGTGTGGATGGACATGAGGCGGCTGCTCGGCGACGCGACCGTCGCCGGCGAGCTCAGGCTGTGGGACCAGATGCTGCGGGAGGTGAAGCTCAACATCTCGCCGGGCTCGTCGTGCCATTGCTCGGAGCCCGGCTGGTTCAGGGTGTGCTTCGCCAACATGAGCTTGGACACGCTGGATGTTGCACTGGCAAGGATGAGCCGCTTCATGGACAGGTGGAGCAAGGAAACGGCAATGTCGACGCTGCAGCAACAGCATTAG